A single Natrinema pellirubrum DSM 15624 DNA region contains:
- a CDS encoding sensor histidine kinase: protein MTYEYTPIALPYITAAVVCTVLLSTIWQRRDRRGAKGFLLDIAGVIILSVTVSLQLFATAESTKLFWWNWRFVAGSFMGIGYLLMAIEYTNNEEYITYRNGAVLAVVPVLIQFAAWTNYRHEWVYTASIDPATGLLVPTFEPLYWIYAVTMLAYLGLAVYLLIRLLRSLPGFEKQAGVLIATILFVTVGLLVWWLGYVPVDTLALTSTVKVVGFYVAVDRLQLLDIVPVARTKVIDNMQDAVLVVNAANRIVDANPSAKRLADTEISIGDSLAAAFPSAPFAECTDTADARTEWAFETDGETRHFAIQLSPLTDSRGNQTGQLIVLRDITQLKNRERELTVLNRIVRHDIRNEMNVIIGRGDLLADYVDPDGEEHLELMLESSDHVVDLTQVIGDLVETLTTDGDLDLEPVHLLPVVSNQLEKARTSYPDASFRLDDEPPADVTVRANEMLSSVFTNLLNNAVLHNDADDPRVVLSITDRDETVAIRVADNGPGVPEEQRDEIFGRGQKGLESEGTGIGLYLVDTLVEGYGGDVWVETAEEGGAAFVVELPKVEARRERPAPLGD from the coding sequence ATGACGTACGAATACACGCCGATAGCGCTCCCGTATATCACCGCGGCGGTCGTCTGTACCGTCCTGTTGAGTACGATCTGGCAACGCCGCGACCGGCGGGGAGCCAAAGGGTTCCTGTTGGACATCGCTGGCGTGATCATCCTCTCCGTGACGGTGTCGTTGCAGTTGTTCGCGACGGCGGAGTCGACGAAGCTCTTCTGGTGGAACTGGCGGTTCGTCGCGGGGTCGTTCATGGGGATCGGCTATCTGCTCATGGCGATCGAGTACACCAACAACGAGGAGTACATAACGTATCGAAACGGGGCCGTACTCGCCGTCGTTCCGGTCTTGATCCAGTTTGCGGCGTGGACGAACTATCGTCACGAGTGGGTGTACACCGCGTCGATCGACCCGGCGACCGGACTCCTCGTGCCCACGTTCGAACCGCTGTACTGGATCTACGCCGTGACGATGTTGGCGTATCTCGGGCTCGCAGTCTACCTGCTGATCCGACTGCTCCGCTCGCTTCCGGGGTTCGAAAAGCAAGCGGGCGTCCTCATTGCGACGATCCTGTTCGTTACGGTCGGGCTGCTCGTCTGGTGGCTCGGGTACGTCCCCGTCGATACGCTTGCCCTGACGAGTACGGTGAAGGTCGTCGGCTTCTACGTCGCAGTGGATCGCTTGCAACTCCTCGATATCGTTCCCGTTGCGCGGACGAAAGTGATCGACAACATGCAGGACGCCGTCCTCGTCGTCAACGCGGCGAATCGGATCGTCGATGCGAACCCCTCGGCCAAACGACTCGCCGACACCGAGATCTCGATCGGTGACTCGCTCGCGGCGGCGTTTCCCTCGGCCCCGTTTGCCGAGTGTACCGACACCGCCGACGCCCGAACGGAATGGGCGTTCGAAACCGACGGTGAGACGCGACACTTCGCCATCCAACTGTCGCCGCTCACGGACTCCCGAGGGAACCAGACCGGCCAGTTGATCGTCCTCCGAGACATCACGCAACTGAAAAACCGGGAACGGGAACTGACCGTCCTCAATCGGATCGTTCGCCACGATATTCGAAACGAAATGAACGTTATCATCGGTCGTGGCGACCTCCTCGCCGATTACGTCGACCCCGACGGCGAGGAACACCTCGAGTTGATGCTCGAGAGTAGCGATCATGTCGTCGACCTCACGCAGGTCATCGGTGATCTCGTTGAAACGCTAACGACTGACGGCGATCTGGACCTCGAACCCGTTCACCTGCTGCCCGTCGTCTCGAATCAACTCGAGAAAGCACGAACCAGCTACCCCGACGCGTCGTTCCGTCTCGATGACGAACCGCCGGCCGACGTGACGGTACGGGCCAACGAGATGTTGTCGTCCGTGTTCACGAACCTCCTCAACAACGCTGTGCTACACAACGACGCGGACGACCCACGCGTGGTGCTTTCGATCACGGACCGGGACGAAACCGTCGCGATCCGCGTCGCGGACAACGGCCCCGGTGTTCCCGAGGAACAACGCGACGAAATCTTCGGGCGCGGTCAGAAAGGCCTCGAGAGCGAGGGCACCGGAATCGGTCTCTATCTGGTCGATACCCTCGTCGAAGGCTACGGCGGCGACGTGTGGGTCGAAACTGCCGAGGAGGGTGGCGCGGCGTTCGTCGTGGAACTCCCGAAAGTCGAGGCTCGACGGGAGCGTCCAGCGCCGCTCGGGGACTGA
- the bluB gene encoding 5,6-dimethylbenzimidazole synthase, with amino-acid sequence MVAFSDAERDAVYKAIFTRRDIRRFRDDPIPDGVLERLLEAAHHAPSVGFSQPWDLVVVRETETKAEIAEIADRAIAAAREGYKEPRRSEFAELKLEGIRESPVNVCVTCDPTRGAPHVLGRSSMRRTDVYSTCLAVQNLWLAARAEGIGVGWVSVLYPHEVREALDIPAHVKPIAYLCLGYPEDGFPDEPVLQQEGWRERLDVETLVHEGGWNPDRATNAAREHGTDSDRGHEPRSRSEPQPR; translated from the coding sequence ATGGTTGCGTTCAGCGACGCGGAACGGGACGCAGTGTACAAGGCGATCTTCACACGGCGGGATATCCGGCGATTCCGCGACGACCCGATTCCCGACGGCGTCCTCGAGCGACTCCTCGAGGCCGCCCATCACGCCCCGAGCGTCGGTTTCTCCCAGCCGTGGGACCTCGTCGTGGTCCGTGAGACGGAGACGAAAGCCGAGATCGCCGAGATCGCCGATCGCGCTATCGCGGCCGCCCGCGAGGGGTACAAGGAACCGCGGCGAAGCGAGTTCGCCGAGCTGAAACTCGAGGGAATCCGCGAGTCGCCGGTCAACGTCTGCGTGACCTGCGATCCGACCCGGGGCGCACCCCACGTGTTGGGGCGAAGTTCGATGCGGCGGACCGACGTATACTCGACCTGTCTCGCCGTGCAGAACCTCTGGCTGGCCGCCCGTGCGGAGGGGATCGGCGTCGGCTGGGTAAGCGTCCTCTACCCTCACGAGGTCCGGGAGGCTCTCGACATTCCGGCCCACGTCAAGCCGATCGCGTATCTCTGTCTGGGCTATCCCGAGGACGGGTTCCCCGACGAACCCGTCCTCCAGCAGGAAGGCTGGCGCGAGCGACTCGACGTGGAGACGCTCGTCCACGAGGGAGGGTGGAACCCGGATCGGGCGACCAACGCTGCCCGCGAGCATGGCACTGACAGCGATCGCGGCCACGAGCCGCGTTCTCGCTCCGAACCGCAGCCACGGTAG
- a CDS encoding endonuclease III domain-containing protein, protein MSDDSEPAVNISGGTAGGGRAAEFDPATADTRAEEVVDRLGELFWQKEYGGRDAFTCLVRTILSQNTSDKASQPAHDALIERYDGDDIDLVESLAAAEQSTLAETISGAGLYNQKSETIIDTAEWVLEEFGSAAAFDAFVKDEPPAEVRETLLEVRGVGPKTADCVLLFAGGRGGVFPVDTHVHRIYRRMGIAPPDADHEAVREVLERDVPAAKCGFGHTATIQFGREYCRARTPACLEDPDACPMADRCDQVGVYPETGEVVDPAEAPEAE, encoded by the coding sequence ATGAGCGACGACTCGGAGCCAGCGGTCAACATCAGCGGCGGGACGGCCGGCGGCGGCCGCGCCGCCGAGTTCGATCCGGCGACGGCCGATACCCGTGCCGAGGAGGTCGTCGACCGGCTGGGCGAACTGTTCTGGCAAAAGGAGTACGGCGGTCGGGACGCCTTCACCTGTCTCGTCCGGACGATCCTGAGTCAGAACACGAGCGACAAGGCCAGTCAGCCGGCCCACGACGCGCTGATCGAGCGCTACGATGGCGACGACATCGACCTCGTGGAATCGCTCGCAGCCGCCGAGCAGTCGACGCTCGCCGAGACGATCAGCGGCGCGGGCCTGTACAACCAGAAGTCCGAGACCATCATCGACACCGCCGAGTGGGTCCTCGAGGAGTTCGGCTCCGCCGCGGCGTTCGACGCGTTCGTCAAGGACGAGCCACCGGCCGAGGTCCGCGAGACGCTGCTCGAGGTCCGTGGCGTGGGGCCGAAGACCGCCGATTGCGTCCTGCTTTTCGCCGGCGGTCGCGGCGGCGTCTTCCCCGTCGATACCCATGTCCACCGGATCTATCGGCGCATGGGGATCGCGCCGCCGGATGCCGACCACGAGGCCGTCCGCGAGGTTCTCGAGCGCGACGTGCCCGCAGCCAAGTGTGGCTTCGGACATACGGCGACGATCCAGTTCGGCCGCGAGTACTGCCGGGCGCGCACGCCGGCCTGCCTCGAGGACCCCGACGCCTGTCCCATGGCGGACCGCTGCGATCAGGTCGGCGTCTATCCGGAAACGGGCGAGGTCGTCGACCCGGCCGAGGCCCCCGAGGCGGAGTGA
- a CDS encoding DUF371 domain-containing protein — MEEVIHARGHENVTAEHASTFEVTTDDYLTPAGDCILAIEADRAPADFDPEFVAACQDSNATITVTLEADGHTASVTGRGDPALEFTNERSAVGRTSDYVDDRTIVNSAEFAAEGFDRDLVAALSDGAEATVTITVE; from the coding sequence ATGGAAGAGGTCATTCACGCTCGCGGCCACGAGAACGTCACCGCCGAACACGCCAGCACGTTCGAGGTGACGACCGACGACTACCTCACGCCCGCCGGCGACTGCATCCTCGCGATCGAGGCTGACCGCGCGCCGGCCGACTTCGATCCCGAGTTCGTCGCAGCTTGTCAGGACTCCAACGCGACGATTACCGTCACGCTCGAGGCCGACGGCCACACGGCGTCCGTGACCGGACGGGGCGATCCCGCCCTCGAGTTTACGAACGAACGCAGCGCGGTCGGGCGAACGAGCGACTACGTCGACGACCGGACGATCGTCAACAGTGCCGAGTTCGCAGCCGAGGGGTTCGACCGCGACCTCGTGGCGGCGCTTTCCGACGGTGCCGAGGCGACGGTGACGATCACCGTCGAGTAG
- a CDS encoding alkaline phosphatase family protein, with the protein MGLFDRLRGDGDPRVAFIGVDGVPYSLLSENEELFPNFAAIAADGTAGEISSIVPPESSACWPSLTTGMNPGETGVYGFQDRENGTYDTYVPMGRDVQADRVWDRVQESGRKATVMNVPVTFPPQRDVQRMVSGFLSPGLDKAAYPDDVRDYLETLDYRIDVNPKLGHQDDKSEFIEDAHATVDAQYEAFQHYIEEDDWDLFFGVFMTTDRVNHFLFKDYERDGEYKDEFIEFYKKVDNYIGRLRESLPDDVTLIVASDHGFTSLDYEVHFNEWLREEGWLSFGTDDPEELGDISDDTKAYSFIPGRFYINLEGREPRGAVPEDEYDAVRDQLKADLEALEGPDGNKVVDRVVEKEEAFRGDHADIAPDLVAIPNNGFDLKSGFKGEGEVFDTGPRNGMHSFDDTSLYIDSPDATIEDADLFDITPTILDLLDLEYSRGEFDGASLV; encoded by the coding sequence ATGGGTCTGTTCGACCGATTACGGGGCGACGGTGACCCCCGGGTCGCGTTTATCGGGGTCGACGGCGTACCGTATAGTCTCCTCTCGGAGAACGAGGAACTGTTTCCCAACTTTGCTGCGATCGCCGCGGACGGAACCGCCGGCGAAATCTCGAGTATCGTCCCGCCGGAATCCAGCGCTTGCTGGCCGTCGCTGACCACCGGGATGAACCCGGGCGAAACCGGCGTCTACGGCTTCCAGGATCGTGAAAACGGCACCTACGACACCTACGTTCCGATGGGACGTGACGTCCAGGCCGACCGCGTCTGGGACCGCGTCCAGGAGAGCGGCCGCAAGGCCACCGTGATGAACGTCCCCGTTACCTTCCCGCCCCAGCGGGACGTCCAGCGGATGGTCTCGGGCTTTCTCTCGCCCGGCCTCGACAAGGCCGCCTACCCCGACGACGTCCGCGACTACCTCGAGACGCTCGATTACCGGATCGACGTCAACCCGAAACTCGGCCATCAGGACGACAAATCCGAGTTCATCGAGGACGCCCACGCGACCGTCGACGCCCAGTACGAGGCCTTCCAGCACTACATCGAGGAGGACGACTGGGACCTGTTCTTCGGCGTCTTCATGACGACCGACCGGGTCAACCACTTCCTGTTCAAAGACTACGAGCGCGACGGCGAGTACAAAGACGAGTTCATCGAATTCTACAAGAAAGTCGACAACTACATCGGCCGCCTCCGGGAGTCGCTGCCCGACGACGTCACGCTAATCGTCGCCTCCGACCACGGCTTTACCAGCCTCGACTACGAGGTCCACTTCAACGAGTGGCTTCGGGAGGAGGGGTGGCTCTCCTTCGGGACGGACGACCCCGAGGAACTGGGCGACATCTCCGACGATACCAAGGCCTACTCGTTCATTCCGGGCCGGTTCTACATCAACCTCGAGGGACGAGAGCCCCGCGGTGCCGTCCCCGAAGACGAGTACGACGCGGTCCGCGACCAACTCAAGGCTGACCTCGAGGCGCTCGAGGGCCCCGACGGCAACAAGGTCGTCGACCGCGTCGTCGAGAAAGAAGAAGCGTTCCGCGGCGATCACGCCGACATCGCGCCGGACTTGGTCGCGATCCCGAACAACGGCTTTGACCTCAAATCCGGCTTCAAAGGCGAGGGCGAGGTCTTCGACACCGGCCCGCGCAACGGGATGCACAGTTTCGACGACACGTCGCTGTACATCGACTCGCCGGACGCGACGATCGAGGACGCCGACCTCTTCGATATCACGCCGACGATCCTCGACCTGCTGGACCTCGAGTACAGCCGCGGCGAGTTCGACGGCGCGAGCCTCGTCTGA
- a CDS encoding inorganic diphosphatase: MVNLWEDLETGPNPPEEIYAVVECLKGERNKYEYDKDVPGVVLDRVLHSNVHYPSDYGFIPQSYYDDEDPFDVLVLVEDQTFPGCVIEARPVALMKMDDDGEQDDKVIAVPSEDPRYDHIEDLDDIPQQQLDEIDEFFATYKNLEEGKEVETQGWEDKQAAYDAIEHAQDLYDENF; the protein is encoded by the coding sequence ATGGTCAACCTCTGGGAAGACCTCGAGACCGGACCGAACCCGCCGGAAGAGATCTACGCCGTCGTGGAGTGTCTCAAGGGCGAGCGAAACAAGTACGAGTACGATAAGGACGTCCCGGGCGTCGTGCTGGACCGCGTCCTCCACAGCAACGTCCACTACCCGAGCGACTACGGCTTCATCCCGCAGTCGTACTACGACGACGAGGACCCCTTCGACGTTCTCGTCCTCGTCGAGGACCAGACGTTCCCCGGCTGTGTCATCGAGGCCCGACCGGTCGCGCTGATGAAGATGGACGACGACGGCGAACAGGACGACAAGGTCATCGCCGTCCCCTCCGAGGACCCGCGCTACGATCACATCGAGGATCTCGACGACATCCCACAGCAGCAACTCGACGAGATCGACGAGTTCTTCGCGACCTACAAGAACCTCGAGGAGGGCAAGGAAGTCGAGACGCAGGGCTGGGAGGACAAGCAGGCCGCCTACGACGCGATCGAACACGCCCAGGACCTCTACGACGAGAACTTCTAG
- a CDS encoding PadR family transcriptional regulator has translation MSEAQSITDEQSVARELTAFQNNILVILAKEPMYGLAIKRELEDYYGTEVNHGRLYPNLDELVDLGLVEKSELDKRTNQYSLTDDGYDAVLDGIQWTLSKVVTGDDRADEISEIVDESY, from the coding sequence ATGTCAGAGGCACAATCAATCACCGACGAGCAGAGTGTTGCGCGCGAACTCACAGCCTTCCAGAATAACATCCTCGTGATCCTCGCCAAGGAGCCGATGTACGGCCTGGCGATCAAACGCGAACTCGAGGACTACTACGGGACGGAGGTCAACCACGGTCGACTCTACCCCAACCTCGACGAACTGGTCGATCTGGGGCTGGTCGAAAAGAGCGAACTCGACAAGCGAACGAACCAGTACTCGCTGACCGACGACGGCTACGACGCCGTCCTCGACGGCATCCAGTGGACCCTCTCGAAGGTCGTCACGGGCGACGACCGCGCCGACGAGATCAGCGAGATCGTCGACGAGAGCTACTGA
- a CDS encoding DUF7108 family protein gives MTDPNAIDADGAADERDEDATDNEPDGDLPRGVVDEVERLTRLERTAVDDNEIEAYERRREELLENHDFTSRIRDDDGDDVLVCHPAEWHDEEAGVIRTDRIEDIDRAVEIPLEGTEDPDDWAAVDERNRDLVAAVREAHGDVHGDNAALLADFAGNHYAKPIASLTADELAEFREEYLVRNAWPSEKQREVIAESIELVFEATGESAPNGGSQ, from the coding sequence ATGACCGATCCGAACGCGATCGATGCCGACGGTGCGGCCGACGAGCGGGACGAAGACGCTACCGACAACGAACCCGACGGGGACCTCCCGCGCGGCGTCGTCGACGAAGTCGAGCGACTGACCCGCCTCGAGCGCACCGCGGTCGACGACAACGAGATCGAGGCCTACGAGCGGCGTCGCGAGGAACTGCTCGAGAACCACGACTTCACGTCGCGAATCCGGGACGACGACGGCGACGACGTCCTCGTCTGCCACCCCGCGGAGTGGCACGACGAAGAAGCCGGCGTCATCAGGACCGACCGCATCGAGGATATCGACCGTGCGGTCGAGATCCCGCTCGAGGGGACCGAAGACCCCGACGACTGGGCGGCCGTCGACGAGCGCAACCGGGATCTCGTCGCCGCGGTCAGGGAGGCCCACGGTGACGTTCACGGGGACAACGCGGCGCTGCTTGCGGACTTCGCGGGCAATCACTACGCGAAACCGATCGCGTCACTGACCGCCGACGAACTCGCGGAGTTTCGGGAAGAGTACCTCGTCAGGAACGCCTGGCCGTCCGAAAAACAACGGGAAGTGATCGCGGAGTCGATCGAACTCGTCTTCGAGGCCACCGGTGAATCGGCCCCGAACGGCGGCTCTCAGTAG
- the rnhA gene encoding ribonuclease HI: protein MPVIECDVETARERLEEAGVPVESGNTDHERWRASRSSATAVAYDDKVVIQGAEPREIEALLREGGGRAHVYFDGGSRGNPGPAAIGWVIVTGDGIVAEDGETIGTATNNQAEYEALIAGLEAARDYGYDEVHVRGDSELIVKQVRGEYDTNDPDLRENRVTVHELLRAFDEWTLEYVPREVNDRADGLVNEALDRA, encoded by the coding sequence ATGCCGGTCATCGAGTGCGACGTCGAGACGGCTCGCGAACGGCTCGAGGAAGCGGGGGTACCCGTCGAGTCGGGCAACACCGACCACGAACGCTGGCGGGCGAGCCGCAGCTCCGCGACCGCCGTCGCATACGACGACAAGGTCGTGATTCAGGGGGCAGAGCCCCGCGAAATCGAGGCACTGCTCCGCGAGGGCGGGGGCCGTGCCCACGTCTACTTCGACGGCGGCTCGCGGGGCAACCCCGGCCCGGCCGCGATCGGCTGGGTGATCGTCACCGGCGACGGCATCGTCGCCGAGGACGGCGAGACCATCGGCACGGCGACCAACAATCAGGCCGAGTACGAGGCGCTGATCGCGGGACTGGAAGCCGCCCGGGACTACGGCTACGACGAAGTCCACGTCCGCGGCGACTCCGAACTCATCGTCAAACAGGTCCGCGGCGAGTACGACACCAACGACCCCGACCTCCGCGAGAACCGCGTTACCGTCCACGAGTTGCTCCGAGCGTTCGACGAATGGACCCTCGAGTACGTCCCCCGCGAGGTCAACGACCGCGCGGACGGGCTGGTCAACGAGGCGCTGGATCGGGCCTGA
- a CDS encoding transcription initiation factor IIB, which translates to MTRSTRQRERTRETDETEEQEGVRACPECESDNLVKDSDRGELICEDCGLVVEEEQIDPGPEWRAFNHQERQEKSRVGAPTTQTMHDKGLTTTIDWKDKDAYGRSISSKKRSQMHRLRKWQERIRTKDAGERNLQFALSEIDRMASALGVPRSVREVASVIYRRALKEDLIRGRSIEGVATSALYAACRKEGIPRSLEEISEVSRVERKEIGRTYRYISQELGLEMRPVDPKKYVPRFCSELELSEEVQTKANEIIEKTAEEGLLSGKSPTGYAAAAIYAASLLCNEKKTQREVADVAQVTEVTIRNRYQEQIEAMGIHG; encoded by the coding sequence ATGACACGGTCCACCCGCCAGCGGGAGCGAACGCGCGAGACGGACGAGACCGAGGAACAAGAGGGGGTACGTGCCTGCCCCGAATGTGAATCGGATAATCTCGTTAAGGACTCCGACCGGGGTGAGCTCATCTGTGAAGACTGTGGGCTCGTCGTGGAGGAAGAACAGATCGATCCTGGCCCGGAGTGGCGGGCGTTCAATCACCAGGAACGACAGGAGAAGTCCCGCGTCGGTGCGCCGACGACCCAGACGATGCACGACAAGGGACTGACGACGACGATCGACTGGAAGGACAAGGACGCCTACGGCCGCTCTATCTCCTCGAAGAAACGCAGTCAGATGCACCGCCTGCGCAAGTGGCAGGAACGCATCCGCACCAAAGACGCCGGCGAGCGCAATCTTCAGTTCGCGCTCAGCGAGATCGACCGGATGGCCTCGGCGCTCGGCGTCCCGCGGTCGGTTCGGGAGGTCGCGTCGGTGATCTATCGGCGCGCGCTCAAGGAAGACCTCATCCGCGGGCGCTCGATCGAGGGCGTCGCGACCTCGGCGCTGTATGCCGCCTGTCGAAAGGAGGGCATCCCGCGAAGCCTCGAGGAAATTTCGGAAGTCTCCCGCGTCGAACGCAAAGAGATCGGTCGCACGTATCGATACATCTCGCAGGAACTCGGCCTCGAGATGCGTCCCGTCGACCCGAAGAAATACGTCCCGCGCTTCTGTTCTGAACTCGAACTCTCCGAGGAAGTCCAGACCAAGGCCAACGAGATTATCGAGAAGACGGCCGAGGAAGGACTGCTCTCGGGCAAGTCGCCCACGGGGTACGCCGCGGCCGCGATCTACGCCGCCTCGCTGCTCTGTAACGAGAAAAAGACCCAGCGCGAGGTCGCCGACGTCGCGCAGGTGACCGAAGTGACGATCCGCAACCGGTATCAGGAACAGATCGAAGCGATGGGCATTCACGGGTAG
- the gfcR gene encoding transcriptional regulator GfcR, whose protein sequence is MKNVDDLIESAAELAARGLSKGEIADELNVSRETASWLVERSGTTPQPADQPTAQPDNGASGPQDIHVDWSAIGRDSKRMSAIAEAMADMLAKHGEDVDLTIGIEKAGGPIATLVARELETDLGTYTPAKHQWEEGDIDELGGTFSRNFAGIRDRECYVVDDTITSGTTMRETIEAIRAEGGTPLACIVLADKQGLEELAGVPVYSLLQVISVGKDD, encoded by the coding sequence ATGAAAAACGTCGACGACCTGATCGAGAGCGCGGCCGAACTCGCGGCTCGTGGCCTCTCGAAGGGCGAGATCGCCGACGAGTTGAACGTCTCGCGGGAGACCGCGAGCTGGCTCGTCGAGCGCAGCGGGACGACGCCCCAGCCGGCCGACCAGCCGACGGCCCAGCCCGACAACGGGGCAAGCGGGCCACAGGACATCCACGTCGACTGGTCGGCGATCGGCCGGGACAGCAAACGCATGAGCGCCATCGCGGAAGCGATGGCCGACATGCTCGCCAAACACGGCGAGGACGTCGATCTCACGATCGGCATCGAGAAAGCCGGCGGCCCCATCGCGACGCTGGTCGCCCGGGAACTCGAGACCGATCTCGGGACCTACACCCCCGCGAAACACCAGTGGGAGGAAGGCGACATCGACGAACTCGGCGGAACCTTCTCCCGGAACTTCGCCGGAATCCGCGACCGCGAGTGTTACGTCGTCGACGACACCATCACCAGCGGGACCACCATGCGCGAGACCATCGAAGCGATCCGCGCCGAGGGCGGCACACCGCTGGCCTGTATCGTCCTCGCGGACAAACAGGGCCTCGAGGAACTCGCGGGCGTCCCCGTCTACTCGTTGTTGCAGGTCATCAGCGTCGGCAAGGACGACTAG
- a CDS encoding glucose 1-dehydrogenase gives MKAIAVQPGAGGPDVVSRPVPEPAPGEALVRIHRVGVDGTDYEVIEGTHGGVPDGDDRLVLGHEAVGVVEDPNGTGLEAGQYVVPTVRRPPPGVETNDYFERGDPDMAPEGEYVERGIVGAHGFMAEYVTSPAAYLVPIPDELAPWGFLVEPISITEKAIEHARASRSAFDWRPESALVLGTGSLGLLTAAMFTETLGYERVYCLGRKDRPHPTIDIVERLGATYVDSRETPVDEVAAAHEPMDVVYEATGHAKHAFEAIDALAPNGVAALLGVPTDWTFEIDGGRLHRNLVLSNKALVGSVNSNRGHFEAAIDTLAALPDWLLESIVTGIYGLDEIERAFPSATAPAATTDGGSGVGPDDDTTIKTAVEFMPI, from the coding sequence ATGAAAGCCATCGCAGTCCAGCCCGGAGCGGGCGGCCCCGACGTCGTTTCTCGACCCGTTCCCGAACCGGCTCCCGGCGAGGCCCTCGTCCGAATCCATCGTGTGGGCGTCGATGGCACCGACTACGAGGTCATCGAGGGAACGCACGGCGGCGTCCCCGACGGTGACGATCGGCTCGTCCTCGGTCACGAGGCCGTCGGCGTCGTCGAGGACCCGAACGGCACCGGACTCGAGGCGGGCCAGTACGTCGTGCCGACGGTCCGCCGACCCCCGCCGGGCGTCGAGACCAACGACTACTTCGAGCGCGGCGACCCGGACATGGCCCCCGAGGGGGAGTACGTCGAACGCGGCATCGTCGGGGCCCACGGGTTCATGGCCGAGTACGTCACGAGCCCGGCAGCGTATCTCGTCCCGATCCCCGACGAACTCGCGCCGTGGGGCTTTCTCGTCGAGCCGATCAGCATCACCGAGAAGGCGATCGAACACGCCCGCGCGTCCCGGTCGGCGTTCGACTGGCGGCCCGAGTCGGCGCTCGTGTTGGGAACCGGCTCGCTGGGGCTGTTGACCGCCGCGATGTTCACCGAGACGCTCGGCTACGAGCGGGTCTACTGTCTCGGCCGGAAGGACCGCCCGCACCCGACGATCGATATCGTCGAGCGACTCGGCGCGACCTACGTCGACTCCCGCGAGACACCGGTCGACGAGGTCGCCGCCGCCCACGAGCCGATGGACGTCGTCTACGAGGCGACCGGCCACGCCAAACACGCCTTCGAGGCGATCGACGCGCTGGCACCCAACGGCGTCGCCGCCCTGCTCGGCGTTCCCACCGACTGGACGTTCGAGATCGACGGTGGCCGCCTCCATCGCAACCTCGTCCTCTCGAACAAGGCCCTCGTCGGCAGCGTCAACTCCAACCGCGGCCACTTCGAGGCCGCCATCGATACCCTCGCGGCGCTGCCCGACTGGCTCCTCGAGTCGATCGTGACCGGGATCTACGGACTCGACGAGATCGAGCGAGCGTTCCCATCGGCGACGGCCCCCGCCGCGACGACCGACGGCGGTTCGGGTGTGGGCCCCGATGACGATACGACTATAAAAACGGCGGTCGAATTTATGCCCATATGA